The following proteins are co-located in the Noviherbaspirillum sp. UKPF54 genome:
- a CDS encoding EAL domain-containing protein: protein MSHSGIMAERMRLQALDRYQILDTAPEARFDDIAHLASAICNTPIAMVSLMDEKRQWIKAKVGLEFNEVPREIAFCSVTMQARELVIVPDARRDPRFADNPLVTAESGILFYAGAPLISHDGYVLGTLSVMDRVPRELTPQQQQALRTLAHEVVAQLELRKTLSQLESAVAQRDLSQAQLRQTNRALEERVAQRTAELNRVNASLLQEVERRGREAALSQAIIDSLPGIFYIVDRNGKFERWNRNFEQITGYSNDEMTRAHALDFFATLQGKKAAQSMMRHALDAGSGTAEAELEARNGARIPYYFTAGRIELDGNVCIAGMGIDITERRRAEETLRLKNRAIQASVNAIIITDLEGNIEYANPAFENITGYSVAEAVGRNCRFLQGDDREQAGVAQIRNAIRQREESSVLLRNYRKDGRLFWNDVHVAPVRGPDGTVTHFVGVLNDITDIKHYEAQLERQANFDTLTELVNRNVLKDRLRQAIATAQRERTFVTVGFIDLDNFKFINDSLGHNVGDELLKRVAERLVRCLRGQDTIARYGGDEFAFVLVGQRDEQSVAALMERVLKTIDRPFDVEGHKFFISCSIGVSFYPRDGLDSDTLMKNADAAMYRAKEKGRNNFQFYTPAMNKRVNERLTLEAKLRQALEREEFALHYQPKVELAGGRIVGVEALLRWKCASGATVGPATFIPLAEETGLIVPIGEWVLGSACAHIKTLQEIGLAPLRVAVNISARQLEPEPLIDVVRAALMKTGLDASFLELELTESLVMTNPEEVIKLLHELREMGLWLAIDDFGTGYSSLSYLQRFPVDRLKIDQSFVRDIGADPNDAIIARAVISLGHSLGMSVIAEGVSSQEQLSFLRENGCDEMQGYLFSRPVPFEELTMLLKENRVLSPR from the coding sequence ATGAGCCACTCCGGCATCATGGCTGAGCGCATGCGTCTGCAGGCGCTGGACCGCTACCAGATTCTGGATACCGCGCCCGAAGCCCGGTTCGACGACATTGCGCATCTAGCTAGCGCCATCTGCAATACCCCGATCGCGATGGTGTCGCTGATGGATGAAAAGCGGCAATGGATCAAGGCGAAGGTTGGCCTGGAGTTCAACGAGGTGCCGCGCGAGATTGCATTCTGCAGCGTCACGATGCAGGCCCGGGAACTGGTCATCGTGCCGGATGCACGGCGCGACCCGCGCTTCGCGGACAATCCCCTCGTTACCGCGGAATCGGGCATCCTCTTTTATGCGGGCGCGCCGCTGATCTCGCACGACGGCTATGTGCTCGGCACGCTGAGCGTGATGGACCGCGTGCCGCGTGAGCTGACGCCGCAACAGCAGCAGGCGCTGCGCACGCTGGCGCACGAGGTCGTCGCGCAGCTGGAACTGCGCAAGACCCTGTCCCAACTCGAAAGTGCTGTTGCGCAGCGGGACTTGTCGCAGGCGCAGTTACGGCAAACCAATCGTGCGCTCGAGGAGCGCGTGGCGCAGCGAACGGCCGAGCTGAACCGGGTCAATGCCTCTCTGCTGCAGGAGGTTGAACGGCGCGGGCGCGAGGCGGCGCTGTCGCAGGCCATCATCGACAGCCTGCCCGGCATTTTCTACATAGTGGACCGCAACGGAAAATTCGAGCGCTGGAACCGGAATTTTGAACAGATCACCGGCTATTCCAACGATGAGATGACACGCGCCCATGCGCTCGATTTTTTCGCCACACTTCAAGGAAAGAAGGCGGCGCAGTCGATGATGCGCCACGCGCTGGATGCCGGTAGCGGCACGGCGGAGGCCGAGCTGGAGGCCAGGAACGGCGCTCGCATTCCTTACTATTTCACGGCCGGGAGAATCGAGCTGGACGGCAACGTCTGCATCGCGGGCATGGGCATCGACATTACCGAGCGCCGCCGGGCCGAAGAAACCCTGCGGCTGAAGAATCGCGCGATCCAGGCCAGCGTCAATGCCATCATCATTACCGACCTGGAAGGCAATATCGAATACGCGAATCCGGCTTTCGAGAACATTACCGGCTACAGCGTGGCGGAAGCGGTCGGCCGAAATTGCCGCTTCCTGCAGGGTGATGACAGGGAGCAGGCGGGCGTGGCACAGATCCGCAATGCCATCCGGCAGCGCGAAGAATCGAGCGTGCTCCTGCGTAATTACCGCAAGGATGGCCGGCTGTTCTGGAACGATGTGCACGTCGCGCCGGTGCGCGGCCCGGACGGTACGGTCACGCATTTCGTCGGCGTGCTCAACGACATCACGGATATCAAGCATTACGAAGCGCAGCTTGAGCGCCAAGCCAATTTCGACACTCTCACCGAACTGGTCAACCGCAATGTGCTGAAGGACCGACTGCGCCAGGCCATCGCGACCGCGCAGCGCGAGCGCACCTTCGTCACGGTCGGCTTCATCGATCTCGACAACTTCAAGTTCATCAACGACAGCCTGGGCCACAACGTTGGCGACGAACTGCTCAAGCGCGTGGCGGAGCGTCTGGTGCGCTGCCTGCGCGGCCAGGACACGATCGCGCGCTACGGCGGCGACGAGTTCGCGTTCGTGCTGGTGGGGCAGAGGGACGAGCAGAGCGTCGCCGCGCTCATGGAGCGGGTGCTCAAGACTATCGACCGGCCGTTCGATGTGGAAGGCCACAAGTTCTTCATCAGCTGCAGCATCGGCGTGAGCTTCTATCCGAGGGACGGTCTGGACTCCGATACCCTGATGAAGAACGCCGATGCGGCCATGTATCGCGCCAAGGAAAAAGGCCGCAACAATTTCCAGTTCTATACGCCAGCGATGAACAAGCGGGTGAACGAGCGGCTGACGCTGGAAGCCAAGCTGCGCCAGGCACTGGAGCGCGAAGAGTTTGCGCTGCATTACCAGCCCAAGGTCGAACTGGCAGGCGGACGCATCGTGGGCGTCGAGGCGCTGCTGCGCTGGAAATGCGCGAGCGGTGCTACGGTCGGCCCGGCAACCTTCATCCCGCTGGCCGAGGAAACCGGCCTGATCGTGCCGATCGGGGAGTGGGTGCTGGGCAGCGCCTGCGCGCATATCAAGACGCTGCAGGAAATCGGGCTGGCGCCGCTGCGGGTGGCAGTCAACATCTCGGCGCGCCAGCTCGAACCGGAGCCGCTGATCGACGTGGTGCGTGCGGCGCTGATGAAGACAGGGCTGGATGCGTCGTTCCTGGAGCTGGAGCTGACCGAAAGCCTGGTGATGACCAACCCGGAGGAAGTCATCAAGTTGCTGCACGAGCTGAGGGAGATGGGCTTGTGGCTGGCCATCGACGACTTCGGTACCGGCTATTCGAGCCTCAGCTACCTGCAGCGCTTTCCGGTGGATCGACTGAAGATCGACCAGTCGTTCGTGCGAGATATCGGCGCCGATCCGAACGACGCGATCATCGCGCGCGCCGTGATTTCCCTTGGGCATAGCCTCGGGATGAGCGTGATCGCGGAAGGCGTTTCCAGCCAGGAGCAACTGAGCTTTTTGCGCGAGAACGGCTGCGATGAAATGCAAGGCTATCTATTTAGCCGGCCGGTGCCGTTCGAGGAGTTGACCATGCTGCTCAAGGAAAACCGTGTGCTGTCGCCACGCTGA
- the otsB gene encoding trehalose-phosphatase yields the protein MMALHSEKGRRRLDEYVRPGLLCAFDFDGTLAPIVPHPDQARLPAGIRQRLAALAEFAPIAIITGRSVDDIRDRLGFEPDFIIGNHGLEGVPGWETNAARHRALCAQWRAQLEPALRAMGDPGIVMEDKRYSLSLHYRHAREPQAARRLDELFEQLVPAPRVVAGKHVFNLVPPDAAHKGDALRQLMSMTGAPRALYAGDDVTDEDVFRLPRHTILAIRIEYAARSAAEFFLPQLEDVAPLLDDLVQRLRRAGAPSRTRGEIAGAA from the coding sequence ATGATGGCGCTGCACTCGGAGAAGGGGCGAAGACGCCTCGATGAATATGTCAGGCCGGGCCTGCTGTGCGCGTTCGATTTCGACGGCACGCTGGCGCCGATCGTGCCGCACCCGGACCAGGCGCGGCTGCCGGCAGGCATCCGTCAGCGGCTAGCGGCGCTGGCGGAGTTTGCGCCGATCGCCATCATTACAGGCCGTTCGGTGGACGATATCCGCGACCGGCTCGGGTTTGAGCCGGATTTTATTATTGGCAATCATGGGCTGGAAGGCGTACCGGGCTGGGAAACCAACGCGGCGCGCCACCGGGCGCTGTGCGCTCAATGGCGCGCGCAACTGGAGCCGGCCTTGCGCGCCATGGGAGATCCCGGCATCGTGATGGAAGACAAGCGTTATTCGCTGTCGCTGCATTATCGTCATGCGCGGGAGCCGCAGGCGGCACGCAGGCTGGACGAGCTGTTCGAGCAACTCGTGCCTGCGCCGCGCGTAGTGGCGGGCAAGCATGTGTTCAACCTGGTGCCGCCGGACGCGGCGCACAAGGGAGATGCGCTAAGGCAGTTGATGAGCATGACCGGAGCGCCGCGTGCGCTGTATGCCGGCGACGACGTGACTGACGAGGACGTGTTCCGCCTGCCGCGCCACACGATCTTGGCGATCCGCATTGAGTACGCGGCGCGCAGCGCGGCCGAATTTTTTCTGCCGCAACTGGAAGACGTCGCGCCCTTGCTGGATGATCTGGTGCAGCGCCTACGACGCGCGGGCGCGCCCAGCCGGACGCGGGGAGAAATCGCCGGCGCTGCGTGA
- a CDS encoding glycoside hydrolase family 15 protein, producing MKTLDLGLIGNARTCALVDRRASIVWWCYPCLDCDPICCSLLQSDAQDAGFGQIDVELDGCAESEQFYERNSAILITRFRDVAGNGIEVIDFAPRFYLHGRMFAPAMLVRVVRRVAGRPRVALRVRPALNYGSARAEVRCGAHHISYHGMSQPMRLTTDASVSSVLDERPFFLHDSVTLLMGPDETVDGAPHEVGRTFYEKTQAYWHQWVRNLAIPFEWQEVVIRAAITLKLNAYDDTGAIVAAVTTSIPEAPGSGRNWDYRYCWLRDAYFVVNALNSLGATGTMEHYLDYILNIIADTRDRPLQPVYGIRREAVLDERIAPALAGYRGMGPVRVGNLAYFQVQNDVFGAAVLASTHAFFDTRLDRPAGRQMFNDLERLGEQAVRQYNVPDAGLWELRRATRVHTFSSIMCWAACHRLAIIARKLGLPERERLWSEHAGKIHREICERAWNAQLGSFVSTFGGDKLDASLLLMAEFQFLDPRDERFVATVEAAERHLRRGDFMLRYDEEDDFGRPETAFLVCTMWWILALAQIGRKERARELFANVLSRCNHLGLLSEDVATDSGELWGNFPQTYSMVGLIHCAARLSIPWDKAY from the coding sequence ATGAAAACTCTTGACCTTGGGCTTATCGGTAATGCACGCACCTGCGCGCTGGTGGATCGCCGCGCATCGATCGTCTGGTGGTGCTATCCCTGCCTGGACTGCGACCCGATATGCTGTTCGCTGCTGCAGTCGGATGCGCAGGATGCCGGCTTTGGCCAGATCGACGTGGAACTCGATGGCTGCGCCGAGTCCGAGCAGTTTTACGAACGCAATTCCGCGATCCTGATCACGCGCTTTCGCGATGTGGCCGGCAACGGCATCGAGGTGATCGATTTTGCGCCGCGCTTCTACCTGCATGGCCGCATGTTTGCGCCGGCGATGCTGGTGCGGGTGGTGCGGCGTGTCGCGGGGCGTCCGCGCGTGGCGCTGCGCGTGCGCCCGGCGCTGAATTACGGTAGCGCGCGCGCCGAAGTGCGCTGCGGCGCGCACCATATTTCCTACCACGGCATGTCGCAGCCGATGCGGCTGACCACCGATGCCTCGGTGTCGTCGGTGCTCGACGAGCGGCCTTTCTTCCTGCACGACAGCGTGACGCTGCTCATGGGGCCGGACGAAACGGTGGATGGCGCCCCGCACGAAGTCGGGCGCACATTCTACGAAAAGACCCAGGCATATTGGCACCAGTGGGTGCGCAATCTCGCCATTCCTTTCGAATGGCAGGAGGTGGTGATCCGCGCGGCGATCACGCTCAAGCTCAATGCGTACGACGACACCGGCGCCATCGTCGCCGCCGTGACCACCTCGATCCCGGAAGCACCGGGCAGCGGACGCAACTGGGATTACCGCTACTGCTGGCTGCGCGACGCTTATTTCGTGGTCAACGCGCTCAATAGCCTGGGCGCCACCGGCACCATGGAGCACTACCTCGATTACATCCTGAACATCATCGCCGACACCCGCGACCGGCCGTTGCAGCCGGTATACGGCATCCGGCGCGAGGCGGTGCTCGACGAGCGGATCGCGCCGGCACTGGCCGGCTATCGCGGCATGGGGCCCGTGCGGGTCGGTAACCTGGCGTATTTCCAGGTGCAAAACGATGTCTTCGGCGCGGCAGTGCTGGCTAGCACCCATGCCTTTTTCGACACCCGGCTGGACCGGCCCGCCGGGCGCCAGATGTTCAACGACCTGGAGCGGCTCGGCGAGCAGGCGGTGCGCCAGTACAACGTGCCTGACGCCGGGCTGTGGGAGCTGCGCCGCGCGACCCGGGTGCACACTTTTTCCAGCATCATGTGCTGGGCCGCCTGCCACCGCCTGGCCATCATCGCGCGCAAGCTCGGCTTGCCGGAGCGAGAAAGGCTCTGGAGCGAGCACGCCGGGAAAATACACCGCGAAATCTGCGAGCGCGCATGGAATGCGCAGCTCGGCAGCTTTGTCTCGACCTTCGGAGGCGACAAGCTCGACGCGAGCCTGCTGCTGATGGCCGAGTTCCAGTTCCTCGACCCGCGCGACGAGCGTTTCGTCGCCACCGTCGAAGCCGCCGAACGGCATCTGCGGCGCGGCGACTTCATGCTGCGTTATGACGAGGAAGACGATTTCGGGCGTCCCGAAACGGCATTCCTGGTGTGCACCATGTGGTGGATACTGGCGCTGGCGCAGATCGGGCGCAAGGAGCGCGCGCGCGAATTGTTCGCCAATGTCCTTTCCAGATGCAACCACCTCGGCCTGCTGTCGGAAGACGTGGCAACGGACAGCGGCGAGCTGTGGGGCAATTTTCCGCAGACATACAGCATGGTGGGACTGATCCATTGCGCGGCGCGGCTCAGCATCCCGTGGGACAAGGCGTATTGA
- a CDS encoding trehalose-6-phosphate synthase, producing MHSRLLRLSLRFVLPLALVLGVSAYVVVPLVDDLTLRWFVRDLDTRSQSLANALQDPLQEYVPAGAEKKITQLFDRAMRDERLYAIAFCDADGKLLYKTSTYPKSLGCNVKMETDGKRQSLIRLPEGALHVSVSPLENEGRFLGTLVLAHDMSFIERRSADTKHYVITLFAVLTLLISLVTVFIAHLSWRNWIASMKGILRGEIGPRPQQQSTPPEVLPLEGDLRMLLHEFSLERRTRDDVTHLWTPEKLRTLLHEELAGDEVLVVSNREPYLHMRTRKGIEVQRPASGLVTAVEPVMRACSGTWIAHGSGSADRDVVDRFDRVPVPPANPSYTLRRVWLTKEEEQGYYYGFANEGLWPLCHIAHVRPVFRSSDWDQYVAVNQRFADAVIKEARTDDPVVLVQDYHFALLPRMVRNVLPKATIITFWHIPWPNPESFGICPWREEILEGLLGSTILGFHTQFHCKNFIETVDRYLETRIEHEASTISYGGKLTQVEHYPISIAWPENGNGDKPGVAECRASVREEHGMPADHLLGIGVDRLDYTKGIIERFQAVERMLELHPNLVGRFTMIQIAAPSRSSLDEYQNFDARVRALVQRINNRYSNGNYQPIILKAEHHDAESVNRYYRAADVCLVTSLHDGMNLVAKEFIAARDDERGVLVLSQFTGAARELHEALIVNPYHIEQGADALYRALTMPEVEQRERMRSMRSLVKDFNIYRWAGRMLLDAARLRQRERIMTKIRAHSRKPLRRVV from the coding sequence ATGCATTCACGGCTTCTTCGTCTCTCGTTGCGGTTTGTATTGCCGCTTGCCCTGGTATTGGGCGTTTCCGCCTATGTCGTCGTCCCGCTGGTCGATGACCTTACCCTGCGCTGGTTCGTGCGGGACCTCGATACCCGTTCGCAATCCCTGGCCAACGCGCTGCAGGACCCACTGCAGGAATATGTGCCGGCCGGTGCCGAGAAGAAAATCACACAGCTGTTCGACCGCGCGATGCGCGACGAGCGGCTGTATGCGATCGCCTTTTGCGATGCCGATGGCAAGCTGCTGTACAAGACCTCCACCTATCCCAAGTCGCTCGGCTGCAACGTGAAAATGGAGACCGACGGCAAGCGACAGTCGCTGATACGGCTGCCCGAAGGCGCGCTGCATGTTTCGGTCAGCCCGCTGGAAAACGAAGGACGTTTTCTCGGGACCCTGGTCCTGGCGCACGACATGAGCTTTATCGAGCGCCGCAGCGCCGACACCAAGCATTATGTGATCACGCTGTTCGCCGTGCTCACGCTGCTGATCTCGCTGGTGACGGTGTTCATCGCCCACCTGTCGTGGCGCAACTGGATAGCATCGATGAAGGGAATACTGCGCGGCGAAATCGGGCCACGGCCGCAGCAGCAGTCGACTCCGCCCGAGGTGCTGCCGCTGGAAGGCGACTTGCGCATGCTGCTGCACGAGTTCAGCCTCGAGCGCAGGACGCGCGATGACGTCACCCATTTGTGGACGCCGGAAAAGCTGCGTACGCTCCTGCACGAGGAACTGGCCGGCGACGAGGTGCTGGTGGTGTCCAACCGCGAACCCTACCTGCACATGCGCACGCGCAAGGGAATCGAGGTGCAGCGTCCGGCAAGCGGACTGGTCACGGCGGTCGAGCCGGTCATGCGCGCCTGTTCCGGCACCTGGATCGCGCACGGCAGCGGCTCGGCCGACCGAGACGTGGTGGACCGCTTCGACCGCGTGCCTGTGCCGCCGGCCAATCCGTCCTACACGCTGCGCCGCGTCTGGCTGACCAAGGAGGAAGAGCAGGGTTATTACTACGGCTTCGCCAACGAGGGGCTGTGGCCGTTGTGTCATATTGCGCACGTGCGTCCGGTGTTCCGCTCCTCCGACTGGGACCAGTATGTCGCGGTCAACCAGCGCTTCGCCGATGCGGTCATCAAGGAAGCGCGCACCGACGACCCGGTGGTGCTGGTGCAGGATTACCATTTTGCGCTGCTGCCGCGCATGGTGCGCAACGTGCTGCCGAAGGCGACCATCATCACCTTCTGGCATATTCCGTGGCCGAATCCGGAATCCTTCGGCATCTGCCCGTGGCGCGAGGAAATCCTGGAAGGACTGCTCGGCAGCACCATCCTCGGCTTCCACACGCAATTCCATTGCAAGAACTTCATCGAAACCGTGGATAGGTATCTCGAAACACGCATCGAACACGAAGCCTCGACCATTTCCTATGGCGGCAAGCTGACCCAGGTCGAGCATTATCCGATCTCGATCGCCTGGCCGGAAAACGGCAATGGCGACAAGCCGGGCGTGGCGGAGTGCCGGGCATCGGTGCGCGAAGAGCATGGCATGCCGGCCGACCATCTGCTGGGCATCGGCGTCGACCGGCTCGACTATACCAAGGGCATCATCGAGCGCTTCCAGGCGGTGGAGCGCATGCTGGAGCTGCATCCGAACCTGGTCGGGCGCTTCACCATGATCCAGATCGCCGCTCCCAGCCGTTCCTCGCTGGACGAGTACCAGAACTTCGACGCGCGCGTGCGCGCCTTGGTACAACGCATCAACAATCGTTACTCCAACGGAAATTATCAGCCCATCATCCTGAAGGCCGAACATCACGACGCCGAGTCCGTCAATCGCTATTACCGTGCGGCAGACGTTTGCCTGGTCACCAGCCTGCATGACGGCATGAACCTGGTCGCCAAGGAATTCATCGCCGCGCGCGACGACGAACGCGGCGTGCTCGTGCTGTCGCAGTTCACCGGTGCGGCGCGGGAACTGCACGAGGCGCTGATCGTCAATCCGTATCACATCGAACAGGGCGCCGACGCTCTGTACCGCGCCCTGACCATGCCGGAAGTGGAGCAGCGCGAACGGATGCGCAGCATGCGCTCGCTGGTCAAGGATTTCAATATCTACCGCTGGGCCGGACGCATGCTGCTCGATGCCGCGCGCCTGCGCCAGCGCGAGCGCATCATGACCAAGATCCGGGCGCACAGCCGCAAGCCGCTGCGGCGGGTGGTGTGA
- the ppnN gene encoding nucleotide 5'-monophosphate nucleosidase PpnN, with translation MTHHVVDALISPEGRLDILSKAEVARLLDTSQGGLYNIFRNCSLAVLNCGNALDDGKELLERYKSFDISIIQRERGIKLDIKGAPARAFVDGEMIKGIHEHLFAVLRDVIYVSDEINDNPKLDLSTSEGITDSVFHILRNANVLRPMTNPNLVVCWGGHSISREEYDYSKEVGYQIGLRRMDICTGCGPGAMKGPMKGAAISHAKQRIRDGRYLGITEPGIIAAESPNPIVNDLVIMPDIEKRLEAFVRTGHGIVVFPGGAGTAEEILYILGILLHPDNANIPFPLIFTGPENSREYFSQIDHFIGETLGSIAQRRYKIIVNDPERVAQEMQAGIKEVRQFRKERSDAYYFNWLLRIAHDFQVPFQPTHENMRNLHLHGNQEKHVLAANLRRAFSGIVAGNVKDQGIRAIEQHGRFEIHGDAAIMDPMDALLASFVAQHRMKLPGKKYNPCYRIVK, from the coding sequence ATGACTCATCACGTCGTCGACGCACTCATCTCACCCGAAGGCCGCCTCGATATCCTGTCCAAGGCGGAAGTGGCAAGACTCCTCGATACCAGCCAGGGCGGCTTGTACAACATCTTCCGCAATTGCTCGCTGGCCGTCCTGAACTGCGGTAACGCACTGGACGACGGCAAGGAATTGCTGGAACGCTACAAGTCATTCGACATCAGCATCATCCAGCGTGAACGCGGCATCAAGCTCGACATCAAGGGGGCGCCGGCACGCGCCTTCGTCGATGGCGAAATGATCAAGGGCATCCACGAGCACCTGTTCGCGGTGCTGCGCGACGTCATCTATGTCAGCGACGAAATCAACGACAACCCGAAACTGGACCTGTCGACTTCGGAAGGCATCACCGACTCGGTATTCCATATCCTGCGCAATGCCAACGTCCTGCGCCCGATGACCAATCCCAACCTGGTCGTGTGCTGGGGCGGGCATTCGATTTCGCGCGAGGAATATGATTATTCGAAGGAAGTCGGCTACCAGATCGGGTTGCGCCGCATGGATATCTGCACAGGCTGCGGGCCGGGCGCGATGAAGGGGCCGATGAAGGGCGCCGCAATCTCGCACGCCAAGCAACGCATCCGCGACGGCCGCTACCTCGGCATTACCGAGCCGGGCATCATCGCCGCCGAATCGCCCAACCCGATCGTCAACGACCTGGTGATCATGCCGGACATCGAAAAGCGGCTGGAAGCCTTCGTGCGCACCGGCCACGGCATCGTTGTCTTCCCGGGCGGCGCCGGCACCGCCGAAGAGATCCTCTATATCCTCGGCATCCTGCTCCATCCCGACAACGCCAACATCCCCTTCCCGCTGATTTTCACCGGGCCGGAAAATTCGCGTGAATACTTCAGCCAGATCGATCACTTCATCGGCGAAACCCTGGGCAGCATCGCCCAGCGCCGCTACAAAATCATCGTCAACGATCCCGAGCGCGTCGCCCAGGAAATGCAGGCAGGAATCAAGGAAGTGCGCCAGTTCCGCAAGGAGAGAAGCGACGCCTATTACTTCAACTGGCTGCTCAGGATCGCCCACGACTTCCAGGTCCCCTTCCAGCCGACCCATGAAAACATGCGCAACCTGCACCTGCACGGGAATCAGGAAAAGCACGTGCTGGCCGCCAACCTGCGGCGCGCGTTTTCGGGCATCGTCGCCGGCAATGTGAAGGATCAGGGAATTCGCGCCATCGAGCAGCATGGCCGCTTCGAAATCCACGGCGATGCCGCGATCATGGATCCGATGGATGCGCTGCTGGCGTCGTTCGTCGCGCAGCACCGGATGAAGCTGCCGGGCAAGAAATACAATCCCTGCTACCGGATCGTCAAGTAA